The following nucleotide sequence is from Oenanthe melanoleuca isolate GR-GAL-2019-014 chromosome 5, OMel1.0, whole genome shotgun sequence.
AAGAgccagagctccctgggctctgctgcaaAGGAAACCTTTGTTTGGCCAACAGAGCGCAGCAAAGGTTCTGACTCCATGGCTGTGATGGTAGAAGAAGgaaagagcagctccagggaagctGCCACCACGGGAAGCCCAGGAGCACAGTCCACAGCATCCAACAGCCCCAAATTTCCCTTCCTACCAGAGCACCCTGAACACGAGAAGCAAGGCAACTTCAGAAGCCTGAAGAGCTCCAAAGCCTCACGCCCACCCTGGCTAAACCTGGAGAGCACAGCCTCGGCCACTCCCAATTCAGAGCATTCCAGTGCCTTTCACACCCCCAGTAACAAAACCCCCGGAGGCAGCGCctccctctgcttctccttcaCTCCTGTCACCTCTCCAGCCCTGGAAAGGTCCCATAAGGGGAACCTGGGCCCTGAGGCTCGCAGCCTGAGTTTCGAAGATGCAGCCAGCGCTCCAGACCAGCACCCAGAGGGTTCCAGGAACATGAGAGACACTGGGAATGGAAACCCTAACCCCCCAGCTCCCAAAGAGCCCAGAAGAGCAGAGAGTCCATCCCCCAATGACTCTGGAATCTCCCTAGCTGAGGGCGACTATGTGGGGCTGATGGAGGTGATCCTGGAGGCCAGTGAAAGCCCAGGGGAAGAGCAGATGGACCAGTACAGCTAAAGAGGAATCCATAGATCCATGGGATACATGCCTTTTCTTGGCAGTCATCCAAACAGAGGTTTGCAGCTGGAGCCCAGTCTGGGCTGAAATCAGCACTAAGGACACACTGCTCTTGGCCTCAGCTACAGCAGCAGGCACAACTCGTGTTGCAACAAGAGCAAAAGCACCAAAACCCCCCAATCTGTAGCAAAAGAACAAGACTTTGAGTGTTAAATATTGCAGGTACCAGCCTGACCAGCCAGGTGTAGCCCAGAACAGGAGCACAGTTAATGTGGATActtccctcctcctcacagcaaCGAGAACTTGAGTCGTTCCTTGGGCAGAACCGGCACTCCTGGCAAGATACTCCAGGGAAAAGTAAGGGACTGAAGAAAGCCCCATCATTTGTGATGCAGACTCACAGTGCCTCTTCCAGTCCTGTCTGGTTGGTGTTTTCCAGTACTGGGAAAGTACTGGGGTAAGGCAGGGCGAGggcctgccagcacaggcagtgcagcaTCTGCCCAGCACATCACTTAAGCACATCCTTCTTAAGTTCCACATCCCCCACCATGGATTTGACACTGCTTAGAAAAAGCTGGATGGCAGCAGACACCACTCAGCTGATTTTTACTGTCCAccctcagaaaataaaagtgaggCACAAGCCCAGGACTTTGGTTTTGCTTCCTCATTTTAGTTCCCtgcaaagaatttaaaaaaaaccacagttttTCTActtctgccttcagcagcagctgtaaatCCCCCATGTCACACAACAAATTAACCTCCCACTGTCTTCACTacagctgcctgctctccctccaAACTGAACAGGAAAAGCCAGCTGGAACCAAGTCACTTTATTGGCTGGAGGGCAGTACATAAAACACAAAGAGGGGGGATATTTGGTACAGAGAATGGAACTGTTTATCTAGGTAGCTGAAGCTGCATGCACGGCTGGACAGTAAGTAGGAGTCCCACTGAAACCCACAGCGTGGCTCTTGGCAAGGCTTCAGCTGTCAGAGTCCCCGAGGGTGTGCTTGTCGAACAGATACTCTGCCATGCCGTACTTGGGGGCCCCCATCTTCCGCAGGTTGGTCACGTGGTCACCCAGCTCCTTGATGGCTTTCACCTGCTCATCCAGGTAATGGGTCTCAATGAAATCACACAGCTGAAAGGGAGACCAGAGGTTTAAATTCAGGCCTGAAATCCTACCCAGGCTCTTTAAGGATGCAGAATTTTCAAGCCGACAGGAAGCAGCCTCTAGTTTTGTTGCAAAGCAAGATCAAAGTGAGCCAGGCTTACATAGCCTCACTTGCTCCAGaaccctgcagagccaggcatCTCAGGAagcctctcctcttcctcacagtAGCAAGCATTAGCCAAGCTCCTGAACAGATTTGAGACGCCTCCACTGCACAGCAAACTCACAGCAGTGAGGATTTGCacctctggttttgttttaaacaagtCCCTCTAACTTAAGCAGGACACTCCCAAAGTGCTTGGATTCTCACATGTATTAATCTCTTCCTGATATTGAGCAACTTCAATCTAGCCGTGCCAAAAAAAGAATTCTGTGTCTTCAGACACTATTCTGAAACATCAAGGCTTTTAATATTCCAAAGCAACTCCGGAATTTTGTGTcaataaactttaaaaagatGGAACTCAACCCCTCAGAAATGGTCTCCATAGAGACTGTTCACAGACACTTCAGAGGGAATAAAACAGGTCCCTGCCACTTTAAAAATGCTCCTGGTAAGCACAGCGATAACCCCAACAAAGGACTCTGGAAGGGCTGCACCCCTGGTTCACACTTTTTTCCACCTTTAACAACACCAGGACACATAGCCCTAAAGCCACACAATTAAAAGACACATCCTTGGACAGCCACATCGATCCTCAGCATGCACTCACGTGTGGGTCATTCTTTTCGGTTGCCAATTTGTGCAGCTCTAGCAGTGACTGGTTCACATTTTTCTCTAAGTGCAGGGCACACTCCATGGCAGTCAGCCCATTCTCCCAGTCATCACGGTCTGGCTTCTGCAAGGGAAAAGCACAGGACATGTTTTCTGTAAGAACTCACAGACCAGCAAGGTGGAGTTTTTAGATCGCTCTCAAAGCCTATTTAGACCAGCAAAGTCAAAAATCTGAAGTGCATCCTCAAAACAGAACTGAGCCAACTCTTAAAGTCCCACTTCTCAAAACATTGCAGAGAGCACATCTGCTCTGTGCTAAATTTAAAACCAGTTGCAGTCTGGTTCTGCCCTCACCCCACAGCAAACAACCTGGGGCTCAGTACCCTCTCCTTACACAAGAGGTACTTTTATATTAGTCaattagcaaaaataaattactccACATCTCACATTACTGTGCCTCTCCAGTGTCAGCCTCTGCTCCTTCTGGGGAGGACCCAGAGGAATATTTATCTCCTTTCAGCTAGGGACAGCCCCCAGCTCACCTTGATGTCCTGCAGGAAGATGCGCCCGCCCCTCTGGTTCTGCAGCTTCATCAGCTTCTCAGCATGCTCCCGCTCCTCGTGGGACTGATGCAGGAAGTACTTGGCAAAGTTTTTCAGGGCCACATCATCCCGGTCAAAATAGTaggactgaaaaataaagagttCACAGACTAAACCTCTGCTTCAGGATGGCTGCAGTCCAAGCCCAGGCCAGCAAGGCAGTGTGGAACAACTCTCCCCTTAGTATCATTCcatttttccagctgggattAAATTTTAACCTGTATCCCTAACAAGGGCACAAATAGTGTTTGTGTCCCTGGCTCAgttctgaaaatacaaaaacaaaccctgacACCCTGCAGGTACCTGTTCCAAGCACCATTAAACTGCAGCCTTGAATAGCCTTTTCCAAGGAGAAATCTTCCCTTTGTTTGCCAGAGCTTGTTTACAATGATCACACTGCAAGTCAGGGTCATGACTTGCAACACCAGGTAAGGGTGAGCCAAGAACTTTTAGGTACTTCTACAATAAAGTTCTCTTGCTTCCCTAGGCTTTCCAGGGATTAGACTAAGGAATACACTCTCTACTTTTTTTCTTGGGTGGGGGGAAgtcacatttaaaatacaagagATAAACTGAAATACAACATAAATTCAACGGAAACTAAAACATGAATTCAACAGCAAGTATTTTTCTGAAAGCCAAAAAAAGCCTGGAACAGCAGTTAGAAACCATCACACAGCTTGCTTATTCCTTGGTAAGAACCATTACCAGGATTCAATGGAAAGTTCTGTACCAACTACCAATTATTTACCAACCTATTACAGAATTCTCTGCTCTTAAAACAGCGGCCTGGAGGTTCAAGGCAAGGCACCGGTGCTTGGGTACCACTATCATCCACCAACAGAAGCTCAAAATAGGGCTCAGAGAAAAATGAGCACAGAAAAAAGAGCTACAAAATACGTGTCACAACACCAGAGGGTCACTAGGAAGTCTCAGTGTCCCAGCACGCCCAAAGCACCAGGATTGCTGCACAGAAATCAAGGAACGGCTAAAGCGGGCGCCTCGGGCCGAAGGAGACACGAAAACACAGGGCCCAAGGAAACCACGAATTCCTACCGATTCCTGAAGGAAAACCCGTGCCTGGGAGGCGAGCACGCCTGCGGGAAAGGTGCCAAGCGCCTCGTCAGGCACCTCCCGCTCGCCCGGCCCAAGGGCAGAGGCGCCGGCGAGGCGCTGATAACGGGGCCGCCAAGGGCAACGGCCGCGGGGCCCGCGGAGCGGGCGAGATAAAAGCGCCTCACCTACACCCCGGGGACGGCCCAGACACACGGATCGAAGGCAgaggggggaggaggagaaaaaggaggaggaggagccggGCCCACAGGCACCGCCTGCCACCCCGGAACCCCCCTGCTGGGCAAGGCCCTCGTACTGCCCTTTTATCCCTCATAGAACCCTTCCCTCACCCCGCCGCGCCCGCTGCACTCACCATGCTGAGGTACACGTAGGACGCGTAAAGCTCCAGGTTGATCTGGCGGTTGACGGCGGCCTCGCAGTCCTGGTGGTAGTTCTGGCGCACCTGAGAGGGGGGCGCTGCCATGGCTGAGGTTCTTCGGTGGATGTTGCGGTGACTGTGTAGACTGTAGTGACGGGGGAGGGTGGCGGCGGGCCCGAGCGCAGCCGGTTCCGTCCAAGCACTGTTGACGCAGGAACCCGCTTCGCTCCGCCGCCGACGCGCTGTGAAGGGCAGCCGCCCATCGACGCGCCTTTTATACTGCCGCGCGCCGGGCCACGCCCCccggggcggggcagggccTCCCGGCGCCCTTCTGCTGGCCCGGCGTGACTCAGCACCCGCCCAGGCCACGCCCACCGCGGCGGCGGGGCTCGCGCGCGCCGTGCCTCAGGGAATGGCCGGCCTTGGGATCTCCCCCCAAAATCACCGAGGGCGGCCATCGCCCCTCGGACAcgctgcccagcctgcccccagcccgtgtcccGCGTCCCGCATCCTGCATCCGGCATCCCTCCGGGGACGGGGCCTCCTGAGGGCGCGCAGGTTGGTGCCAATGCCTGCCTACCCTCTCCGTAAGAAGAAAAAGTTCCGAAAATACAGAATCCAGTTAAATCCAGAAATTGAAGGCCAGATGTCAGTAACTGAACGTGTTGGTAATGAGGTGActatttcagctgcttttagTGCTGTCCCGATCACTCAGTGTGtgccattatttattttcaattggGCTCATCAGTCATTCAGTTCAGTCATTAATTGACAATAAGCTCTGGAGTCTTCTAGTTTCTGCTTTCTTAAAGTTTAACTAAATTACAAAGGAATATAAACTGCTTAAACTGAGATCATCCCATAGCTGAATGCCCCAGTCTTTGCTTTTCCCAAGCCAGCGTTCAACCCTGGTTTTTCCCAAGCCAATGTTCGTGCTGAAGTCCATCTGAAATACAATTTACCGAGCCTGTAAActcagaataaataatttttcctctaCATACCAAGCCTGCAAACTCAAgattcaatattttttcctgtatgtaCTAAGACCATAAACTCAGATTAAATCATTGTTTTCCTCTCACCAGTTCTTTCTACACCTTTTAATCTGGCTTTTGACCCTTCCCAGCGCTGTGGGATGTCCCACGCGTGACTGCACAAGTGCCTGTGTGTGGGTAAAGGGCAGCACCAGAGCACTTTTTCCAGACTTTTCATGCCCTGCAGGGAATACGGAGCCTCGGCCtccctttgttttctgttcctgtCGTTAACCATCACAAGTAATTAAGATCTGTAAGATAACGTGGGTCATACCTATGCTTCAGCAGGCTGCCAGGTACGTTTCAAATCTCCTGTTCTCCTCCCACATAAATgcttatgtaaaaaaaaaaaaaaaaaaagaagtagctGCTGGGCAGactctttttaatttttttttttctttattactgTGCTTCACAGTGGAATGTCTTCACAACAGGAACATCAAACAAACTTCCATAATTGCAAAGTTTGTAACGAGAATGTTTCCTCTGCAGCTCGGACAGTCTGTGCCACCCGTGATCGCACGTCAGTAGGATTAGGGAAGtcccaaattctgctttctggAGTTGCACAATGCACATTGTGTTTGATGACAGCAGATTTACATGGGCAGGAGAGGAAACACGGGGTTGCACGGCCATGGGGGTCATGTCTTGGTAACCAAGGTGAAGAATTCTGCTCTTATACGGGATTAGTTTCAGCCATTCCCAGATCTTTCCTGTCTCAAATTACTGATTTCATTTTGACTTTACTTCATGTTGTTGCCTAATGGCTTGGTTCAGGCCTCctttcagcttctgctgctctttgtgaaaatgcatttaaaataaaacccctgaataatttgggttggaagggaccttaaacatcatcctgttccacccttgccatgggcagggacatctttcactatcccaggtttctccaagccccgTCCAAGCTGGCCTTGCACACTTCCAGGCATcaaggggcagccacagcttctctgggaaagcTGTTCCAGGGCCCCAGCACCCTTGCAGGGAAGAATTCCCTCCTAAATATGAAAGTCACTTGATGGCAAGCCCTGCTTAAGTAAGGTGATGCTTTTAGCAGGTTTCTTCCCAAGAATGCCTGTAAAGTTCTTCAGAAAACCATTCCTTACAGCtcagggagaaattcttcccttaTTTTAGCACTTTTTTACCCCTCAACATTCCCAACTGCCCAGGGCCTGTCCCatcctctcagcagcagcagcgtgtGTGGATTTTGAATTCATGTCCCTCTCAGCTGCTTTCTTGGAC
It contains:
- the FTH1 gene encoding ferritin heavy chain yields the protein MAAPPSQVRQNYHQDCEAAVNRQINLELYASYVYLSMSYYFDRDDVALKNFAKYFLHQSHEEREHAEKLMKLQNQRGGRIFLQDIKKPDRDDWENGLTAMECALHLEKNVNQSLLELHKLATEKNDPHLCDFIETHYLDEQVKAIKELGDHVTNLRKMGAPKYGMAEYLFDKHTLGDSDS